gtagaagtgtaacgaacttgatgcgagttgtcaacaaatcctataacttggttcatgaagcgcgcttacaaaatattttcactgtgaatatttattgtgtaatggtgcaaagtgagagagagagagagagagagagagagagagagagaatagcccttagggcagagtcaatcccgccagcaaaaatagggaaaaaaaggagcaatctcacctcttcagatgttggtttaagtcctacaatacattcctcaaaaagggcatagaagaacaaattaatccatcaacgtgtagcattcaatttattccggaccattaaagacgccgccttctgtgtagaatcatacgtcatcctcgctgccatattggatgggtcaaagcggagaataaagatgcctcattcatgtgctgcgtttaactgtaccaacaggtttaccgtccaaacgagatcacatgggattacctttcacaggtgagactggaaaaatacttttcattgtatttggtcattataatgtaattttacgaacagatttttctgactttgtggctaatatgaagtctcgcgcataatagtttatgcgcatgcgtccttacttcttctattgttctggtgtctctgaagggaccgtcttacagcactcctagaggtgtggcatgtgtattgcatcgttttcagcaagcgttgcgttgccatatggacctgatattttactgatccgttgcccatgtggacgcgatattttttaaaataacatctcgttgccgttgtcgtgtggatgtagcctcaatctgctcaaaggaaggtcagttttatagcttctctaaagagctcaactgttttcagctgtgctaacatgattgtacaagggttttctaatcatccattagccttctgaggcaatgagcaaatacattgtaccattagaacactggagtgagagttgctggaaatgggcctctggagatattgcaccaaaaaccagacatttgcagctagaatagtcatttaccacattagcgatgtatagagtggatttctgattagtttaaagtgatcttcattgaaaagaacaatgcttttctttcaaaaataaggacatttcaaagtgaccccaaacttttgaacggtagtgtagattaaTCGAAAGACAACTACGAATGCACCAAAATACAATGTAGCGGGGGGGATTCATAAGCATGGCTATTTAACTAGCCATTTTCAGCTCTAGCTCGCCATGACAAACCCTGAGGAACTTTTATATTACATTCATTTAGTAAACGGCTATAAAGTATCTGAACCAACTTACAGGCATCAAACTAAACAGTTGTTCGTGGAAGATCTTATGGCTCGATGGAAGCAACAGTCCTGGGATTTGATTTCACAAACCTCCAGTTTAATACAGAATCTTAAAACGCTCAGCTATTAAGGGAGACTTTCAGGCAGGAGGTTTAAAGCTTCTAAAGAAAGCCATGTCAAATATTTAATAGTGTTTGTCATTTCGTTTGTGTAAGACTTTTCACAGCTAACGTGTTTGAGTCCATAAATGGGGATGCCTTCCTTGGTCTTCCACATTTAGAATACCTGTAAGTGTTGCTTGATTTTGATTTGAAAGACTTTGGAAGTATTCCTTGGGATGCAAGTTTTATATTCTGATATCCAAATGTTCAGTGAGGTTATTTTTTTGTCTGCTTCTTCTTTCACAGGTTTATTGAAAATAATCAAATCAAGTCTATATCACCTTTTGCCTTCCGAGGTCTTAAGTCCTTAATACACTTGTGAGTATTGAAATGCGAATTACTCAGTAACTGTAAGCTTATTTTGTTCTTCTGAAGCTTTTTGCGGTTTTATTTCAAGAAATAACGAACAGGAGTGTTTAATTGTTTTCTGAGAGGGTTAAAGATGAATTCTGTGGTCAGTTTTCACTTTACAAGTGCAGTTATAAGGCACAACAAGAAGGCTTTTAAGCCTCCCAAGGCATTACTGAGTGTTGCAATCCCACCAAGGCTGTTTTATTCTCCCACCCTGGCAACAAGTGAAAGCTCTAGCAGATTAGGTTGTTTTCTGGTCTTTAGAAAGAATCACAGCTTTTCAGAAAATCTCTTCAACTTCTGGCTGACATTTCGTTTAATAGATTACTTGCAAGAGAGAGGAGAATCATGTGATTGGGGTCTCAACAGTGAATTAAACAATCCCAGAATGTTCCTTGTGTCCCTTGGGTTTGGGGTGAGGAGCTCTGGTGAGGACACTCCGCTCAATCAGGCTGATTTTCCCAAAAGCAGTAGAAAGCAATCATCTGAGTCATTTAAATGTTCTAACAGTTCTAACAGTGACATCATACTCCAGTTCTGGAAAGCCACAACACTCAAGCATTGTCACATTCAACATGAATGGACTTTGACGTTAAAAATCGCCGAATTAGCACCACTTTAAAGCTAAGTTGCGTCCCAGAATGTGTCCTGATCgctcaacataataataataatcaacatGGCTGCAGATCCCACACACCTTAGAGGAAGCATCGACAGCTTGGACCTTTTTAGATTAATGGTCTTCCAATACATGGCACTGGAAATTTATGCcaactaaaggggtgttcacacggcaacttttactccggtgtagcaccgggactgccccggtagagcgttcacacggtacaaagttataccggtgtagcccctgaaagctgcttaaaccggtgcaaatctaaccctgctcgggaggtggtctaagaaatttactccggactaaatgctagtttgcggggcagcaccgatataaaatgggacgtctgaacgctacaggggtcgactcgctacgcgtgaggagagttgattacatacgggcattgcataatttgcatcctggtattttgcgcttccaaaatggcgaatatcaacaacaacagaactgcgtgtcttccagtgttgccagattgggtggttttaagtgcattttggcggatttgaacatattttgggctggataacgtcagcagtatctggcaacactggtgtcttcatccacgttgttttcccggcgcttggtgatgccatgacaaccgggaaaaggaagtacattttcacgcatccgcattattactatcgtatagcacggtcgcaaaaactgccgtgtgaacgcaagtggggctgcaccggtgctaacacgcttctctctagtaagcaggtttgtgacgtgtgaacgctccacaaaatttacaccggtgtaagatatatcgcaacaaaatacatcggtgcagcatcgatgcaaatacgtgccgtgtgaacaccccttaagttCTGGAAGCACAGCTCAAACCATAACTAAGCATTCATAGAATTGAAGCGTAAATTCTCTTTGGAGCTAACGTATAGTCCGgttgaaaataaaaacaaaccctGAAACAAGGTTACAGTTGTAATTCTAGGTGATTTGTGTaactcattgtttttttttttttatttattatatattgcCCAGTGGATTCCTTGAAAAAGCATATTTTTTCTGATTGTCAgatgttacatttaatgttgtggtccACAAAACAAAGTCATTCATTCCTGTTATCCTGTTAAAGCAGCTATAAAAAGCATTCCTTAACCAGCCTCTCCCTATTCTCTCACTCCTCGTCTCGAACTTAATACATCACATTACTGAGAAACCATCCTGAAGACTTATTTTCCATGTCAGAAAAGGTAAAGGAGCAGCCTGGAGACCgcctccaaaaatgctaaataaataaaacctccttacagaaaacgtcaccatatcaacaattacacaaaatGTTCAATCCATTTATGTGTAGAGTCCATCATACAAATCTCTGTGTAAATCGCTACTGCATAAATAGATGTGTTAGAATGACCGCATTATAATATCACTATGACTTGCCTTGAATCTGAAACATTTCTGAGttgtgctgttacagaaaatttatcgacaccttctgaccaaagagaataaagaattcaacagtgctgtgataCAGTACTAGCGTGCCTTTTGGGTTTGACCAGTCTCACCTTACTGTTTTGAAGCAGTGCTCAAAAAGAAGGAAGGTCGACTGCTTATGGCCTTCTCTTCCTCCAGTTCTTACAGTGTGAGAAACAGCTGTTCGGGAAGCAGTACTTTATAATTTGTAGCACAACCGAAAGTGTCCCAACTGACAGTTTAACTCAGAAGTCTGGAAACAATATAGGCCCATTTATTAACTGCACAATGATCCGGCATGTGATTGTAATTATCCAGTAATAATTCAGTGGGAGTTTGGGACTTGATCCAGTTGGACAGCACAGGAGTCATTGTTGAATGTTAACCATGGGGAAGTCAAATCATGTCCTATTGCCTTATCAACAGCAATCCTATCAAAAATGTCCAAGTaatgccatccttaaaaaaaaatccgtttcctgtccaccgggtgagcaaaaaaattttcagtcgggagggagtgtTGGGGTTTAACCCAGTCtgaaacggtcaatcggtcaacttatttctcgggacccccgccctcgtaccacctgcagaattctgggacggaacaccgcaaaaaaaacagagaaccagagatcggtttcactgctgtttaatcGCAGTATTCttgccaaagatgaaagattacaaacaccttttataacaaatcataatctctccaaacggctattgtgtctgtcaaatgtgtgtgtgtgtgtgtgtgtgtttgtatgtgacctcagagaggggtgtgtgtgtgtgtgtgtgtctatgggagggtgtgagtgagtgagtgacatcattttgatatctgtgtctatgtgctaggtcagcaaatcacatcttaattccatatgcatgtgtgtgtgtgtgaatgaaaccttcaatcataagcaaaataatatttcagcaatttcatttacgcacgtcaaagcgcgcgagatgcttttacgacaatgttttaaacaaagactatgtttggtctaacaaagaagtgttcttctccactggacgaaggtcaggctacacaggaacagtttaaaatcactgccatagtatatgcaatagtccaaaataataaaggatcttaaaaagctctaaaatataaagtcttaactctttgttcagcaataaggctaccattacatccaacattaaagtgtgtgtgggtcgatctgacatcaaaacaggccttggcgtcgttcagacacatctccgatcaaaaatacacatttcatatcaaacaaacaaaatgttcccaaacaatgtccagccgagacagaaggtcattttaactgaaccgaagttaatccttaattttgtcacaaatatattactgccttcttggtcaagaataatacttatataaacctaacagggagggattttttttttatatatatggatggataagaaatcgcaatgctgtgtttgctttttctttcagtacttttttattacaaaagcagacacatttaataaaatgacagtttaatcaactgaaacttgtacaaaaactttaagttagcattttaaatgctgactgcaacatttgcaaaacttttacaaaggtacttaaaatgcccgacacacggactttttgtagttctaaatcgagcgttaggcctagttcggatgaaatgacactattaaaatgatcactgaatgatttgtttttctgaatctttactattttgttgttcgctagaataccattttgcgatttcacacttaagcaaatgtttgaaaactccggatctccttccttcatggtggctgccatttttttgtgccgcacggcgcatgcgcagagccgattcggttcagagtgcgcgcgcgctcggcggaggcagtagtgtgtcggagggaacagaagcagagatgacgcttattttgtctccggtaaaccagtcttctctcgttcaattacgtgctggcatcaaaagacaccgttggctgtaaatgaacccaaactgagtggttggagtgtattttcatacacaaatggagaaatgttcgctgagtgtgtaattgtgtagccccactgcagaccgctgtcgttgttaattcatagcatgctcagctgcgtgaatgtgtcatgcaccgaaaataagagatttacaagccaggaacgcctcatgatgcaatacgcaagaaaagaaagaagatttactgccgttttactttgtatttgagtaaagtgaataaataaatggtctgtggaaaatacatttaatcctgggaactgcgtgcacaggagtttttgtgtttactccccccggctggctacttatttgtcatggctggctagtatgagccttagtggaaagccctgggaatgcagaaatgtcaagttcgattttagatttacgaacccgaaaaaaatgtcgaaaaaccggcgttaaaaaaaaattttcaaccgcacaaacggcactcacccggccggtggaccggaaacagaacattttttaataatggcctaatgtACTCTTAAATAAAATTCACTGCATACAAAAGTCTGGATAAGCATCTAACATGACCGAATGAACAATAGTTACATTTAATTCCTTACTATTAATTATTAGCTGATATGTATAAATAGGATGGCAATCTGAAGTGGTTATATTTTGTTTACCACGTTTGACTAGCACCATGAATGCTGAGACAGCAAGTTTTGAATTTCAAGCAgagagtatattcatattttgtcaatcttgaaaaaaatctgtttcTGCTACCAACTTTTTTGAACACAAACCATGTTGTCGGTTCTGTGAAAACCCTTCCCTTTATGAGCTGATGTCTCTAACCCGATAGCtagtctctggtctgatgagctgCCTTCAGATAACTGCAACAGATGTCAAAACTGTGACAGGTGAAATGCTGTAATGACAATGCAGTTATGATTATATGCACTTAAATAGCATTTTCACTATCAAGGTGAACTACCAAAGATCACATTCAGGTAGACTTACTTGTATATTTACATCCCAAATTAAATACTTAAATAAGAGCAAAAATGTGTAAGCAAGCCTTCTTGAATAAAATGATTTTTTACTAAAAATTCCTCCACAGGAGCCTTGCCTTCAACAATCTGGAGTCTCTGCCAAAAGATCTCTTTAAAGGGGTGGACACTTTGACAAAAGTGTATGTATTAATTTAATGTCCAGCTATACTGTGGACAGGCAGGTTAATGATTGAGCTGATGACAAAACCGTTTACTGTTGTGTGCTGTCCAGTGACTTGCGTGGAAATCTGTTCATCTGTGATTGCAAACTGAAATGGCTGGTGGACTGGATTTACCACACCAACGCAACTGTAGACCAGATATACTGCAACAGCCCTCCAGCCTATCAAGGAAAGAAAATCAATGCTCTTACTCCACAGTCATTTGATTGCATAACAACTGGTCAGTTTATTGTTTCATGCGTTGTTCTTTGCAGTCATTAAATATATATCCCACGATCTTGGATTCATATTGCAACATTAAACAAGCTTTTGTTTCAGATTTTTCATTGCTGAAGTCTCTCGAGTTCCAGTCCATTTCAGTGGAGACGTTTACTTCTGGTGGTGACCAGTATGTGGTTTTTGCCCAGCCTTTCATTGGAAGATGTAGCTTTATGGAATGGGACCATGTTCAAATGGAATTTCGGAATTTTGACAATATAACGAGTATGTGTTTACAGTATAATTAGCCAAGCATgtcttattttattaaatgtaatgTATATAAGGGACAGTTCTTTAAAATTGGAACTGACCTACCACAAAATGATGAGCAAGTCAGGATCTGAAATCCAAATCCCTCACAAGAGATGTCACAGTCAGTATTACTTATTTCTCCAACAGGCACCTCGACTGTTATTTGCAAACCTCTGGTGATTGACAACCAACTGTTTGTCATAGTGGCTCAGCTATTTGGTGGCTCGCACATCTACAAGCGAGACATCTCCGCCAACAAGTTCATCAAAATCCAAGATATCGACATCCTAAAAATCCGCAAGCCGAACGATGTGGAGGTATTCCGCTTGGATGGAGAATCGTTCTTCGTCGTTGCAGACAGCTCAAAAGCTGGTTCTACCACAGTGTACAAGTGGAACGGCAATGGTTTTTACTCACACCAGTCGCTGCATCCGTGGTATCGTGACACAGACGTGGAATATCTGGAAATTTCTGGCAAGCCACACCTGATCTTATCCAGCAGCTCGCAAAGGCCTGTCGTCTACCAGTGGAACAGGAGTTCCAAGCTGTTTGAAAGGCGCACTGACATCCCTGAGATGGAGGATGTCTATGCTGTGAAGCACTTTCAAGTGAAGGGTGAGCTCTATGTGTGCTTAACACGCTTCATTGGTGACTCCAAGGTAATGAAATGGGATGGCGCCATGTTTGAAGAGGTCCAGAGTGTGCCATCACGAGGCTCCATGGTCTTTCAGCCGTTCACAGTGGCAGACTGGCAGTACGCCATCCTGGGCAGCGACTACTCCTTCACTCAGGTGTACCGCTGGGACTCCAAGAAAGGCCAATTCATTCACTTCCAAGAGCTCAACATCCAGGCCCCACGAGCGTTCTCACTGGTGTCCATTGATAATCGAGAGTTCCTCCTGGCATCCAGTTTTAAGGGGCAAACACGCATATATGAACACTTGATCCTTGACTTAAGTGATTGAATACGGGAGGGAGTTACTGATAAACCAGTGATACTTTCCACTTTGTGGGTAAATGGAGAGAAAATACCGATAAAGCAGTGATGCTTCCCAGCTTGAGAATGGACGACATGGGTACCCCATGCATGCCAATGCTGTTACATAGGTGTCCGCCATCGCTTGAAATCCATATTGTTAAACCAAGCCATGCTCTAACACTTCACTAAGTGTATTGTTAACTAAAAAGATTACAAGTTTTGGTGATTATTGTAAACACAGCTACTGAAATTAGAGCTTCTATTTATTATCCTGTTTGAAACAAGTAAATATGCTAAATTCAATGTTTACATTTTATCCCTGCTTTCCATTTGTAAACTGAATATATATTATGCTTTTGTAGGATGTGGGGCCAAACCGGCAAAAGAATTTGATAGGATTTTGAAATAATTTTTATTGATGTTGGTTTGTATGATCTGTAAATGCAACTAAAGACACTGTTTTAATAATTAAATCCAGTAATAGTTATGTGATTCTGAATTTTTAATCGACTATACTGTCATGATATTGCTCTACTGGACCAACAATTCTTTGCCACACATGTATTCAATTCATGCCTGCATTGTTTGGAAACCAAAGGTCAAAACTGAAGCCATGGTtttaaactgaaataaaaatataaaatcacATTACATGTATTATTTTCCAACTGCAGTGTTTTTCATTTTACTCCCCTTCCCGAAACAATAAAAGGTAGCCAGCATGATACTGGGGGTTGATTAGTAGTAACAGCACACGCATTTGTGTTTTATGATTCCAAAGCCTTCGGTGTTTCTACTGCATTTCTTAACATTACCGTTAGCTTCCCAGTATCTCAGTTCCTTGCTTTATAATCTGTTAATGTGTCTGATCACAGGGTTTGCTTTGAATCTTGGAAAGTTTTAGCATTTTCCTGCGTCTCTGATGCATTGCCTGCCACTCCTTGGATAGTCATGTGTTAATAGGCACATACAATACTGGCTTTGTTGCCATGATTCACTGGCATGGCAAGACAAGTTCATGTAGGATCCATGCTCTGGCCTGAATGTTGTTGAAGGATTCCAGCTCATTTCACGTTGCCCAGAGCAACGCTTTTGCCAAACTGCCACAACAGGGGGCTGCATCTGCTGTTGTGCAGCAGGGATCTCTTCTTTTCAGGGATAATACTACATTACAAAACAGTAGGGGGCTACATTTAGCAACccttatgcatgcttgctgtataTTCTAACATAGATAAATTTTGGCTAAATGATCAGATAAATGTGTGTTAAGTGCGCGCTGTTCTCCCTTCATGTCCCAAGGTAAAGAAGCATCAGGTTTGAAAACACACACCATCATACGGTAAGGCTCTACTTTTTTAATAGTTAGATCTCATCAGCAGTGACCAGCATACCTGCAGAATTTATCCAACTAGTCGTGTAAAAATGGTCACGAACACACTTTCATATTGTGTTTCATTCAAGTAAGTTTAATATTGTGCACTAGTGAAATGGAATCAGATAGTCCTAAACAAAAGCTCTGCACAGAAATGccagaatgtattttttttttaacacttcagATTTTTAGTGGCAAACCAGCATGTGCTTTGCTGCAAGGacagggacctttttttttttttgtacttcatGCCACACATTTCTCTGTtttgtttggtttgtttttttttaatcgttcTCCCTCTACCTGTGATAAAACCTGAATATCCAACATAACGTATGCTATTGCATGTGGCAATGCGTagccataaaacaaaacaaaaaaccataTATAATTCCTTTCTCGTTATTCTTTTATCAAACACTAAATGCCTTTCTAATACAAAGCAGCACAGAGCAGTCATAGTGTAATGGAATAAATACAAGAAAGACTATATATGCAGCACAACTGAGCAAAATAAAatgaactgcacgatcacaacacTTTTCTCCAGTTTTCAGTATTTCTCCAGTGTCGACAGGTTGTGCAAGTAGAGGGTTTGTACCACTTAATGTAATACTTAGTGCAACAAATCCTTATTATGAAGTCCcccgtttctttttttttttttttcatgtggcATCATCAGCTTCAAACTCTTCCATGGCTTCTTTGAAAGATTGAAATCTTTTTCCTCACttaatgtaatttaaaaaaaaaaaatcaaaagttaAAGAACAACTCAAATTTTAAAAATGTACCCAAACATTATTCTGTACAGCAATTAAAACATTCATACTACACTTGCAGGATGACATATGCATATTCGTATAGTACAGTCTTTGATAAATAGCTGTGTCTCTCTATGTACTAAACTGTACATTTTGAAAATCCATGCTGGTTATTTGGTAGCTCAGTCAACAGAGAAATCATTTAAAATGGCTATTAAACATTTCGCAGATTAGCAGAAGTGGATAAAAGGTTGGAATGTAGCTGCGTTCAAAATGCAAATGTACTTAATAACAAAGAAAACTAGTAGCTACAAAGTAGCACAGCAGAATTTGCATAATACTAACTGGGTGACCATTGTAGCTTTCATTAACGTTTTGCAATGTTGGCATTTTTGATTATGCTATTACAAAGGAGGTTacaaataatgtttttttttgtgtgtttatcatCTTCCCCATATTTGCCATAATGTTTTCCTGCACTTAAAGTCATCCCTTCAAGGTCGCTGTTGCACAGAATGTACACCAACCCGCTAAAAACTATTGACAGAGTATAACACTTAcactctacagtgccttgcatacgTGTGCACCCATTAGACCTTCTCAGCATACACAACTGTAGCCCGGGGGCTCCACAGTGGGGAAAAGTGTTgagaattatttttaaaaataaagggggggggggggggggtgtcttaaAAGGCATGTTTGGGGCTCAACGAGTGTGTGGCAAAAGATTCCCTGGTCTGATGACACctaaactgaactttttggcctcggCACAAAGTGCTACCTTTGGGAGATGCCCAACATTGCTCatcactctgagaacaccatccacacagtgaaacatggttgtgggtagcatcatgttgtggggatgctTTCATCAAGAGGGACtggaaaactggtcagggttgAGGGCATGGATAATGATGCCAGATAGAGACTTCTAGAAGAAAAACCTGTTGCAGTCTAcaactgaaggccaatttatgctgacaacccagtcctcgcagatggcgtcgcagatggcgtctgcgaagccccccccttcgcagacgctctgcgcgcacctcccaaaaattgtgaccaccgcagacagcctcgcagacaagagggctctgattggtccactctacatccgctgtacacgcacttccgcttccctactttcccagtttggtttgttttcacgaccgccatttttaaaaacacgagtgaagatggagcagcacgaaaagcggttgattgagggagtgaggaagtacgtacatctatacgactccagttctagtcattataagtaactggaggataaacactccactaaccacacccaccaactactcctagcgatttcgcgacttcgcgcccccttgcgttgtggcggtgaataacatcacgcacgcctattactccccgctcaacgataaattacgactgtctgcgaaaagctatctgcgaaagccttgtcgcaagagcatgcagaggccttgagactTGAGATTGGGGCAGTGTTACACTGGCCCAGCCAAaatccagaccttaatccaatcaagaaTCTCTGCCAAGAACATTACTGTTCATTGATGACATTCATCCAATTGGACAGAGCTTTGCCGAGAAAAATTAGCAAAAATCTCAGGATCCAGACCTGCAAAGCTGATAAAAACATACTCAGAAGACTTGCAGCTATAGTTCTACCCAGTCCAGGTGGGTGAATACTAGTGGTGTCAACAATAATCGATTCGGCAATGCATTGCAATGCGGGACATGGACGATTCAGCATCGATTCGGCAACATGCCAGATCGATtcagcatattaaaaaaaaaaaaacttccgtgGGCATTTCCGGAGCAACATCACAGACATGCGCAGTCTGTAGCTGCATGCCAGTCGAGAGAGCACTAGCTTAGCAAGATGGCTGAGGCGGAGGAAGAGGACTGCGAGAGACAGGTTATTATTAACGCACCCAAAGCTTGGAAAGCTGACATCTGGGCACATTTTGGATTCTACGAGGTTGATGGGAAAGTAGACAAGA
This Neoarius graeffei isolate fNeoGra1 chromosome 3, fNeoGra1.pri, whole genome shotgun sequence DNA region includes the following protein-coding sequences:
- the lgi1a gene encoding leucine-rich glioma-inactivated protein 1a isoform X1 translates to MALVSARRFRLLCCVVALALLAEGRRRTMRCPASCTCAKDTALCSSSASIPRGFPPDVISLSFVKSSFSEIPKESFIHTPALHLLLFTANVFESINGDAFLGLPHLEYLFIENNQIKSISPFAFRGLKSLIHLSLAFNNLESLPKDLFKGVDTLTKVDLRGNLFICDCKLKWLVDWIYHTNATVDQIYCNSPPAYQGKKINALTPQSFDCITTDFSLLKSLEFQSISVETFTSGGDQYVVFAQPFIGRCSFMEWDHVQMEFRNFDNITSTSTVICKPLVIDNQLFVIVAQLFGGSHIYKRDISANKFIKIQDIDILKIRKPNDVEVFRLDGESFFVVADSSKAGSTTVYKWNGNGFYSHQSLHPWYRDTDVEYLEISGKPHLILSSSSQRPVVYQWNRSSKLFERRTDIPEMEDVYAVKHFQVKGELYVCLTRFIGDSKVMKWDGAMFEEVQSVPSRGSMVFQPFTVADWQYAILGSDYSFTQVYRWDSKKGQFIHFQELNIQAPRAFSLVSIDNREFLLASSFKGQTRIYEHLILDLSD
- the lgi1a gene encoding leucine-rich glioma-inactivated protein 1a isoform X2 — protein: MALVSARRFRLLCCVVALALLAEGRRRTMRCPASCTCAKDTALCSSSASIPRGFPPDVISLSFVKSSFSEIPKESFIHTPALHLLSLAFNNLESLPKDLFKGVDTLTKVDLRGNLFICDCKLKWLVDWIYHTNATVDQIYCNSPPAYQGKKINALTPQSFDCITTDFSLLKSLEFQSISVETFTSGGDQYVVFAQPFIGRCSFMEWDHVQMEFRNFDNITSTSTVICKPLVIDNQLFVIVAQLFGGSHIYKRDISANKFIKIQDIDILKIRKPNDVEVFRLDGESFFVVADSSKAGSTTVYKWNGNGFYSHQSLHPWYRDTDVEYLEISGKPHLILSSSSQRPVVYQWNRSSKLFERRTDIPEMEDVYAVKHFQVKGELYVCLTRFIGDSKVMKWDGAMFEEVQSVPSRGSMVFQPFTVADWQYAILGSDYSFTQVYRWDSKKGQFIHFQELNIQAPRAFSLVSIDNREFLLASSFKGQTRIYEHLILDLSD